A window from Ignavibacteriota bacterium encodes these proteins:
- a CDS encoding cupin domain-containing protein, with amino-acid sequence MLSTNMKDYTVNTNNTQWKQLYENGIDTTGLYFKVLRFDETTKRPPSFLLKFDAGAKYPYHNHPGGEEVFVLEGSVFFNDTELFAGDYLYTPKNFKHSVHSKNGCVLFFIVPEEVEII; translated from the coding sequence ATGCTAAGTACAAATATGAAAGATTACACTGTTAACACAAATAATACTCAATGGAAACAATTGTATGAAAATGGAATTGATACAACTGGACTTTATTTTAAAGTTTTACGATTTGATGAAACAACAAAAAGACCGCCAAGTTTTTTATTAAAATTTGATGCCGGTGCAAAATATCCTTATCATAATCATCCGGGTGGTGAGGAAGTTTTTGTTTTGGAAGGTTCAGTATTCTTTAACGATACTGAACTTTTTGCGGGAGATTATTTATATACTCCGAAAAATTTTAAACATTCTGTGCATTCAAAAAATGGATGCGTATTGTTTTTTATTGTCCCGGAAGAAGTTGAAATAATATAA
- a CDS encoding helix-turn-helix domain-containing protein, protein MISVKKIHEAIELTLPRRVKKYIIIFVTSGKLQIKIDDKDFTLNANDIITITSGQYHFVKSIINVKGFVLDFTYHFFIKDDADIELIFQNGLFCHFDLNEVNKISNTKIVENYFKEIADELMNQPFQYFTAIHSKVKLILIEINRARILSGYEIWKPDALFLKFLEFVRANFDKNFKLSEIANKLKTTELKLNELSKKFAGKTAQNIIYGLITSEAQRLLIYENLSVKETAFRLGFNDPFYFSNFFKKQTKLSPQNYQKKFHI, encoded by the coding sequence ATGATTTCCGTAAAAAAAATACATGAAGCTATTGAATTAACACTTCCTCGAAGAGTTAAAAAATATATAATAATATTTGTTACTTCCGGAAAATTGCAAATTAAAATTGATGATAAAGATTTTACTCTAAATGCAAATGATATTATCACAATTACTTCCGGTCAATATCACTTTGTAAAAAGTATTATAAATGTAAAGGGTTTTGTTCTGGATTTTACATACCATTTTTTTATAAAAGATGATGCAGATATTGAATTAATATTTCAAAACGGACTTTTCTGCCATTTTGATTTGAATGAAGTGAATAAAATTTCGAATACAAAAATTGTTGAAAATTATTTCAAAGAAATTGCTGATGAATTAATGAATCAACCTTTTCAATACTTTACAGCAATTCACTCGAAAGTAAAACTAATTTTAATTGAAATAAATCGTGCAAGAATTTTAAGCGGTTACGAAATTTGGAAACCAGATGCACTATTTCTAAAATTTCTTGAATTTGTCCGAGCTAATTTTGATAAAAATTTTAAATTAAGTGAAATTGCAAATAAATTAAAAACTACCGAATTGAAATTAAATGAATTATCAAAAAAGTTTGCGGGTAAAACTGCACAAAATATTATTTACGGATTAATTACTTCCGAAGCCCAAAGATTATTGATTTATGAAAATTTATCAGTTAAAGAAACTGCTTTCCGGCTTGGCTTTAACGATCCTTTTTACTTTTCAAACTTTTTCAAAAAGCAAACGAAACTTTCTCCGCAAAATTATCAGAAGAAATTTCATATCTAA
- the larB gene encoding nickel pincer cofactor biosynthesis protein LarB, producing MNFQIDHNRKSRIGFPEVIYGESKDVNTLLNILEEVLKHQKKALITKLQEHKAIEIKKNHKDVFYDLKSGICIVGKISKSNFKNPDVIILSGGTSDEFIVNEAFYTSEFLGIKVRKIIDVGVAGVHRLLERKEEIKKAKVIIVCAGFEGALPTIVGGLFPQPIIGIPISVGYGVAKGGHTALNSMLSSCANGLLVTNIDNGYGAAIAAYRILKG from the coding sequence ATGAATTTTCAAATTGATCATAACAGAAAATCAAGAATTGGTTTTCCTGAAGTTATTTACGGTGAATCTAAAGATGTTAACACTTTACTTAATATTTTAGAAGAAGTTTTGAAACATCAAAAAAAAGCTTTAATTACCAAATTACAAGAGCACAAAGCAATTGAGATAAAAAAAAATCATAAAGATGTTTTTTATGATTTAAAATCCGGAATTTGTATTGTTGGAAAAATTTCTAAAAGTAATTTTAAAAATCCCGATGTAATAATACTCTCAGGTGGAACTTCAGACGAGTTTATCGTAAATGAAGCATTTTACACTTCAGAATTTTTAGGAATAAAAGTAAGAAAAATTATTGATGTTGGCGTTGCCGGCGTTCACAGATTATTAGAAAGAAAAGAGGAAATTAAAAAAGCAAAAGTTATTATTGTATGCGCTGGTTTTGAAGGCGCATTGCCAACAATTGTAGGTGGATTATTTCCGCAACCAATAATTGGAATTCCGATAAGCGTTGGATATGGTGTTGCAAAAGGTGGACATACTGCACTTAATTCCATGCTTTCAAGTTGCGCAAATGGATTATTAGTAACAAATATTGATAACGGTTACGGTGCGGCAATTGCTGCCTATCGTATATTAAAAGGTTAA
- a CDS encoding DUF2157 domain-containing protein, whose product MSLLKDLAELVTANVISQETAEKIQNYYSEKGSKSNNKILIIFGILGALLIGLGIILIVAHNWDNFSKTLKLVFSFLPLIIGQTLSGYSLIKKNESVAWKESSSTFLFFAIGANISLIGQIYNLHNELSLFVITWMLIFLPIIYLLKSSTGSLLYIIGITFYACENGYWAFPTSESINYWILILLIIPFYYLLYKRNPQSIFFNFHNWIIPLSIIISLGIIANKFDEFLFIAYFSLFALFQIIGKSKFAQITNSKINSFTFYGSLGTIVILLILSFDWFWNELQNKIFVFKEIFFSPELITSILISVIALILFSKNFTKEKNWFQLTFVIFIIIFLIGIHSSFAVVLINLLTLAIGIFTIRQGANQNHLGILNYGLLIITALITCRFFDTDLSFITRGIIFIIVGIGFFAANFWILKKRKLNGK is encoded by the coding sequence ATGAGTTTATTAAAGGATTTAGCTGAATTAGTTACTGCAAATGTTATTTCTCAAGAAACTGCTGAGAAAATTCAAAATTATTATAGCGAAAAAGGAAGTAAATCAAATAATAAAATTCTTATAATTTTTGGAATTCTTGGTGCGCTGCTTATTGGACTTGGAATTATTTTAATTGTTGCTCACAATTGGGATAATTTTTCCAAAACTTTAAAATTAGTATTTTCATTTCTCCCACTAATCATTGGACAAACTCTTAGCGGATATTCATTAATCAAGAAAAATGAAAGTGTGGCTTGGAAAGAAAGCAGTTCAACATTTTTATTTTTCGCTATCGGAGCAAACATTTCTTTGATCGGACAAATTTACAATCTGCATAATGAACTGAGTTTATTCGTCATCACTTGGATGCTGATTTTCTTGCCAATTATTTATTTATTAAAATCTTCAACCGGTTCGCTACTTTATATAATTGGAATAACATTTTACGCATGTGAAAATGGCTATTGGGCTTTTCCCACAAGCGAATCAATAAATTATTGGATTTTAATATTGTTAATTATTCCATTTTACTATTTACTATATAAAAGAAATCCGCAAAGCATTTTTTTTAATTTTCACAATTGGATAATTCCACTTTCAATAATTATTTCTTTAGGAATTATTGCAAATAAATTTGATGAATTTTTGTTCATCGCATATTTCAGTTTGTTTGCTTTATTTCAAATAATTGGAAAATCAAAATTTGCTCAAATTACAAATTCAAAAATAAATTCTTTTACTTTTTACGGCTCACTTGGAACAATAGTTATTCTATTAATTCTAAGCTTCGATTGGTTTTGGAATGAATTGCAAAATAAGATTTTCGTTTTCAAAGAAATATTTTTTTCTCCGGAATTAATTACTTCAATTTTGATTTCGGTAATTGCATTAATATTATTCTCCAAAAATTTTACAAAAGAAAAGAATTGGTTTCAATTAACATTTGTAATTTTTATTATCATTTTTTTGATTGGAATTCATTCAAGTTTTGCTGTGGTACTTATAAACCTTTTAACTTTGGCAATTGGAATATTCACAATTAGGCAAGGCGCAAATCAAAATCATTTGGGAATTTTAAATTATGGTTTATTAATAATTACTGCTTTAATAACTTGCAGATTTTTTGATACGGATTTATCATTTATAACTCGGGGAATAATTTTTATAATTGTTGGTATTGGATTTTTTGCTGCAAATTTTTGGATTCTTAAAAAGAGAAAATTAAATGGAAAATAA
- the larC gene encoding nickel pincer cofactor biosynthesis protein LarC, with the protein MTKILKIEAFSGASGDMFLSALAQLSDNFDDLKTLPSKLNFDDHAEIIISDVKKNGIACKHIKVVEKAKQHHHRHLKDIILMIKNSSLTENAKKIAIDIFEIIGIAEAKVHNIPIEKIHFHEVGAVDSIIDICGAAFFLDKLKIDKSYLTTLITGKGFINTEHGKLPIPAPATKLIIESIPYLNGDEEGEKLTPTGAAIIKYLNPCFEQIPTIDIKTAYGPGEKDFITPNLLRLSISEINEEKENLINIETNIDDIQNEYLGIEFQNKLFENGAIDFYISQVIMKKGRPGNLLSIICKKNNLENIANFLFNSTSTIGLRYYPIERIELERNVNVIDTEFGKFHVKISKAPNGIEKVKPESEEILKYALENNIDPKIISNKIIGNYEKDNRN; encoded by the coding sequence ATGACAAAAATTTTAAAAATAGAAGCCTTTTCCGGTGCAAGCGGCGATATGTTTTTAAGTGCTTTAGCTCAATTATCAGACAATTTTGATGATTTAAAAACTTTACCATCAAAATTAAATTTTGATGATCATGCAGAAATTATAATATCTGATGTAAAAAAAAACGGAATCGCTTGTAAACATATTAAAGTTGTTGAAAAAGCAAAACAGCATCATCATAGACATCTCAAAGATATCATTTTAATGATTAAAAATTCATCACTAACAGAAAATGCCAAAAAGATTGCTATCGATATTTTTGAAATAATTGGAATTGCCGAAGCAAAAGTTCACAATATCCCAATTGAAAAAATTCATTTTCATGAAGTTGGTGCGGTTGATTCTATTATAGATATTTGCGGTGCAGCATTTTTTTTAGATAAATTAAAAATTGATAAATCTTATTTAACAACTCTGATTACAGGAAAGGGTTTTATTAATACTGAACATGGCAAATTGCCAATTCCGGCTCCGGCTACAAAACTTATTATTGAATCCATTCCATATTTAAATGGCGATGAAGAAGGCGAAAAGTTAACTCCAACCGGTGCTGCAATTATTAAATATTTAAATCCTTGTTTTGAACAAATTCCTACAATTGATATCAAAACAGCTTATGGTCCCGGAGAAAAAGATTTTATCACTCCAAATTTATTACGTTTATCAATTTCTGAAATCAATGAAGAAAAAGAAAATCTAATAAATATTGAAACAAATATAGATGATATCCAAAATGAATATTTGGGAATAGAATTTCAGAATAAATTATTTGAGAATGGAGCAATTGATTTTTACATTTCGCAAGTTATTATGAAAAAAGGTAGACCCGGAAATTTGTTAAGCATTATTTGCAAGAAAAATAATTTGGAAAATATTGCCAATTTTTTATTTAACTCAACATCTACAATTGGCTTAAGATACTATCCAATAGAACGGATTGAGCTTGAAAGAAATGTAAATGTTATCGACACAGAATTTGGAAAATTTCATGTAAAAATTTCTAAAGCACCAAATGGAATAGAAAAAGTTAAACCGGAATCTGAAGAAATCTTAAAATATGCATTAGAAAATAATATTGATCCAAAAATTATTTCAAATAAAATCATAGGTAATTATGAAAAAGATAATCGGAATTAG
- a CDS encoding GDYXXLXY domain-containing protein: MENKKIIFSIFLLVVFVQLFVPVKIIYDSEEIISNGTEFKFRTAPIDPIDTFRGKYIFLQFKENSVTVESENNWKIGESIFALIENDKNGFAKIKSIEKTEPLENLNFVKVKITSIFQNKIIIQYPFNRFYMEETKAGKAEIVYNNSIIDTTKITYALVSIKNGNSIIQNIFVDDVPINNFLQK, from the coding sequence ATGGAAAATAAAAAAATCATTTTCTCAATATTTTTGTTAGTTGTATTTGTACAATTATTTGTTCCGGTTAAAATTATTTATGATAGTGAAGAAATTATTTCTAACGGAACTGAATTCAAATTTAGAACTGCTCCTATTGATCCAATTGACACTTTTAGAGGAAAATATATTTTTCTGCAATTCAAAGAAAATTCTGTAACTGTTGAAAGTGAAAATAATTGGAAAATTGGTGAATCGATTTTTGCGCTAATTGAAAATGATAAAAATGGATTTGCAAAAATTAAATCTATTGAAAAAACAGAACCTTTAGAAAATCTCAATTTTGTTAAAGTAAAAATTACATCAATCTTTCAAAATAAAATTATAATTCAATATCCATTCAACAGATTTTATATGGAAGAGACCAAAGCCGGCAAAGCTGAAATAGTTTATAACAATTCAATAATTGATACAACTAAAATTACTTACGCTTTAGTTTCCATAAAAAATGGAAATTCAATTATTCAAAATATTTTTGTGGATGATGTTCCAATCAATAATTTTCTTCAAAAATGA